Proteins encoded within one genomic window of Brassica rapa cultivar Chiifu-401-42 chromosome A09, CAAS_Brap_v3.01, whole genome shotgun sequence:
- the LOC117127917 gene encoding uncharacterized protein LOC117127917 — protein sequence MVIMVELLFLLSFLVELQSYCFHMYLENKIVKNGVNFISLLFKKPVSWLSFIAPPLNPLKEVQDQDLGQQDSLGDIVISTTSDEIVTNKDEDDGTIPDEESFIELSLPSGHYVGQHFSTMAGSHQDFGFIQLLAEFEDDNLIEIDISVGSIKCYTFQIKA from the coding sequence ATGGTTATAATGGTTGAACTCttatttcttctttcttttttggtaGAACTACAAAGTTATTGCTTTCATATGTATCTTGAGAACAAAATAGTGAAAAATGGGGTGAATTTTATTTCATTACTTTTTAAGAAACCAGTTTCATGGTTGTCTTTCATCGCCCCACCACTAAACCCTCTAAAAGAGGTTCAAGATCAAGATCTTGGTCAGCAAGACTCTTTAGGAGACATCGTAATATCTACGACCAGTGATGAGATTGTCACAAATAAAGACGAAGACGATGGAACAATCCCTGATGAGGAAAGCTTCATAGAGCTCTCTTTACCAAGCGGCCACTACGTTGGCCAACACTTCAGTACGATGGCTGGATCACATCAAGATTTCGGATTTATCCAACTACTAGCCGAGTTTGAAGACGATAATCTGATCGAAATCGATATTTCCGTCGGATCCATTAAGTGTTACACGTTCCAGATCAAAGCCTGA